Proteins encoded in a region of the Nicotiana tomentosiformis chromosome 9, ASM39032v3, whole genome shotgun sequence genome:
- the LOC104113045 gene encoding uncharacterized protein: MAKSYTQDEFDSLMEKVEKVDIRVKEYLELARYEKWARLYAHVNRGWTMTSIIVESINIALVSARELPIYDFLEEVRKMFGRWNCSNWKEASHTYTTLGKKYQEMLTLNEAMSTCMTHLCMYSVL; this comes from the exons ATGGCAAAATCATACACTCAGGATGAATTTGATAGTCTAATGGAAAAGGTGGAGAAGGTAGATATTCGGGTGAAAGAATACTTGGAATTAGCTAGATACGAAAAGTGGGCTAGGTTGTATGCACATGTTAACCGGGGATGGACCATGACATCAATTATTGTTGAATCAATCAATATTGCACTTGTATCAGCAAGAGAATTGCCAATATACGACTTCCTAGAAGAAGTTAGGAAGATGTTTGGACGTTGGAATTGCAGCAATTGGAAAGAAGCTTCACACACGTACACAACGCTTGGGAAAAAGTACCAGGAGATGCTTACTTTGAATGAGGCAATGTCTACATGTATGACT CACTTGTGCATGTATTCTGTTTTATGA
- the LOC104112996 gene encoding putative vesicle-associated membrane protein 726, which yields MQNIIPISLPSIPLLFLLFPFFFLSRIPFSLRGFSIYKGFKRSERGEMGQQTLIYSFVARGTVILAEYTEFTGNFNSIASQCLQKLPASNNRFTYNCDGHTFNFLAENGFTYCVVATESAGRQIPIAFLERIKDDFSKRYGGGKATTATAKSLNKEFGPKLKEHMKYCVEHPEEINKLAKVKAQVSEVKGVMMQNIEKVLDRGEKIELLVDKTENLRSQAQDFRQQGTKIRRKLWYENMKIKLIVLGIIIALILIIILSVCPGFDCF from the exons ATGCAAAATATTATCCCTATTTCTCTCCCCTCCATTCCTCTCCTCTTCCTCCTATTccctttcttctttctctctagaATCCCTTTTTCCTTAAGGGGATTCTCCATTTACAAGGGATTCAAGAGAAGTGAAAGAGGGGAGATGGGGCAACAAACGTTAATCTACAGCTTCGTCGCCCGGGGAACGGTGATCTTGGCAGAATACACCGAGTTCACTGGTAATTTCAATAGCATTGCCTCGCAATGCCTTCAAAAATTACCAGCATCAAATAACAGGTTCACCTACAACTGCGATGGCCACACTTTCAATTTCCTCGCCGAGAATGGATTCA CCTACTGTGTGGTTGCTACTGAATCAGCGGGCAGGCAAATTCCCATAGCCTTCTTGGAACGTATAAAGGATGATTTTAGCAAGAGATATGGTGGAGGAAAAGCTACAACGGCTACAGCTAAAAGTCTGAACAAGGAATTTGG GCCAAAGTTAAAAGAGCACATGAAGTACTGTGTTGAACATCCTGAAGAAATTAACAAGCTTGCTAAGGTGAAAGCTCAAGTTTCAGAAGTTAAGGGAGTGATGATGCAAAACATTGAAAAG GTTCTAGACCGGGGTGAGAAGATTGAGCTTCTGGTTGATAAAACAGAGAATCTTCGGTCACAG GCTCAGGACTTCAGGCAACAAGGGACCAAGATAAGGAGGAAGTTGTGGTATGAAAATATGAAGATAAAACTGATTGTGTTAGGGATTATCATAGCTTTAATTCTCATTATCATTTTGTCCGTTTGCCCTGGCTTCGACTGCTTTTGA